Genomic segment of Acidimicrobiales bacterium:
TCGCCGTTGGTGTTCGCGCTCACGCTCATCACGGGTGAGACGCCCAAGGACACGACCAGCAAGCGCTGGCTCGCCAACCTTCAGGCCGCTCAGACCCGCCTGAGGGAACAATCGCTACGCACCATCGCCGTCTCCGCGGCGACCACGGCCAGCGTCACCGCAGCGGGAACAGCCGCCGTGTTCAGTGGTGCAGGGGTCGCCTCCGCGGCGACGATCACCACGAGCGCATCGCTACCTGCAGGGCCCGGTCTCGCTGCAGCCGCACCGGTGGGCACCCCCTACCGGGTGGTCGCCGGCGACACTCTGAGCGGGATCGCGGCGCGTTTCGGTACGACCACCGCCGCTCTCGCGTCGGCCAACAACATCGCCGACCCCAACCTCATCTACGCCGGGCGGATCATCATGATCCCGGGCGCAGCAGCTCAGTCCAGCGCGTCAGGCAGCTCCTCGTCTTACACCGTCGTCAGCGGGGACACCCTGAGCGGGATCGCAGCGCGCTTCGGGACCTCGGTGGTCGCGCTCGCTGCAGCCAACCACATCTCCGACCCCAACTTCATCTACCCGGGCGAGGTGCTCACGCTCGGCGGGTCCGCAACAGCGACCCTGACGTCCGCCCCGGCGCCCGCGGCCGTGACCGCCGCGTCAGCGGGCCAGGTGGCGGCGCAGGTCGCGCTCGACCAGGTCGGGAAGGCCTACCAGTGGGCGGGAGCCGGACCCAACAGCTACGACTGCTCGGGACTGGTCATGTACGCCTGGAGCCATGCCGGCGTGGCACTCCCCCACTACTCGGTCAGCCAGTACGAGGACACCACCCGGATCAGCGAATCGCAGCTGCAACCAGGCGACCTGGTCTTCTACGACACCGGCGACGGCGCCCAGCCGGGTCACGTGACCATCTACATCGGCAGCGGGAACGTCGTGACCGCCGACTCGCCGGGGACCACGGTCAAGGTCGTGCCGCTCAACTGGGATGGGACGCCCATGGGCTTCGGCCGCGTTCGATAGGCCCGCCGGCCGCTAAAGAGGTTCGCGAACCTCTTTAGTGGCCGCTCTTGACGGTGGTCGGCGGCACCGATGTGGTGGTGGAGGGTGGCGGCGGCGCCGGCATTGAAAACGAGATGGTCTTCGTCGCCGCCGGCGTCTGCGATCCCGCCGGTGGGGTGACGGTGACGGTAAGAGTCACCAACGTTCCCTGAGGCGGGTTGAGAGGCCCCAGGTTCAAGATGGTGTGCGCCTGCCCGGGGACCAGGTTGACGAAGTCCTTCGCCGATGAAGTCCCCGCTGACGGAGAGATCGAAGCCGTGACCGTCAGGTTCGACTCGTTCTGATTTCCCGTGTCCGCGACGACGATCGTGACGGTGATCGCCTTAGCGTCCGGCAGCACCTGCACGCCGCCCTGGTTGCTGACCGGTGACGGGGTGGTGCTCACGGCGTAGATCGTCACCTGGTGCACCGGGCTGCTGCTACCGGCGTTGTGCAGGCTCGCAAGGAACACCTGTGCGGACGGCGGCTGGTAAGGGCCGGGATCTGACAGCCACACCGAAGGGGGCATGCCGACCCCGAGACGCGGAAGGCTCGAGACGAACAGGTGGTAGGCCTGGTCCGAGACCCGGAGGTCGTTGCCGGCGGTCTGCACGTCCGACGCCGAAGCGGCGGACACTCCCGGCTCGGACAACGCCTGCCGGAACACTCCCTGCAACGACGCCACCGCCTGGCTGCGGGCCAGCAGGCACGCCTCGAGCAACCCTGCTGCACCGGCCAGCTGGGCCGGCGGCCGCAGCGACACCACCGTCTTGTACGCCTCTGCCGCCCCCGAAGCCAGCTGGTCCATCTCCGAGCTGACCGCCGGCGCCTTCATGGTCAACGCACCGGACCACAGCTGCTGCAGCCGGACGCCTTCGGTGTTCGACTCGGAGACCACGGGCAGCACGCGGTCGACCCACGCCCCGGCAGCGAGCTGCTGCCCCGGTCCTGGCGAGCGCGAATGCAGGGACGCGTCGATCAGCAGCACCAGCAAGGTGATCACGACCCCGATGATGAGCCACCGGGTCCCTGCGCCGCGCCGGGTTGAGCGGCCAGCCAGCGCCATAGAGGGTCTTACCATAGCGACCATGCGCTACCGACAATTGGGCCGCTCCGGCCTGACCGTTTCAGAAGTAGGTCTCGGATGCAACAATTTCGGCTGGAGGATCGGGGTCGACGAGACCCGGTCGGTGGTCGACGCTGCCATCGACGCCGGCATCACCCTCCTCGACACCGCCAACTCCTACGGCGACCGGGGAGGCAGCGAGAAACTGCTCGGAGAGGTGCTGAAAGGCCGTAGAGACAAGGTGGTGCTCGCCACCAAATTCGGGTCCGACATGGGGGAAGGAGCGGGCGTGGCGAGGGCTTCGCGGTGGTACATCCGGCGCGCCGTGGGAGCCAGCCTCCAGCGTCTGCAGACCGACCGGATCGACCTGTACCAGCTGCACCGCCCGGACGGGATCACGCCGGTCGAGGAGACGCTGGGCGCGCTCACCGAGCTGGTTCGCGAAGGGAAAGTCCTCTACATCGGGTCCTCGAACTTCGCTGCGTGGCAGGTCGCCGAAGCCGAGTGGACCGCCCGATCGAGCCAATGCGAGCGATTCGTCTCGGCGCAGAACCACTACAGCCTCATGGAGCGCTCCGCCGAGGCCGAGTTGCTCCCGGTCTGCGACGCGTACGGCGTGGGGGTGCTGCCGTTCTTCCCGCTGGCCAACGGGCTGCTGACCGGAAAGTACCGGCGGCAGTCGCCGCCGCCCGAGGGCACACGCCTTTCGGGCCGTCCGATCAGCGAGGACGCCTACGACAGGCTGGAGGCGCTGGAGGAATTCGCGAAAGAGAGAGGCCGGACGCTCCTGGATCTGGCGTTCGCGGGCCTGCTGGCCCAGCCGGCTGTGTCGTCGGTCATCGCGGGAGCCACCTCCCCCGCGCAGGTCGGGGCCAACGCGGCCGCGGGGGACTGGCAGCTCAACCCCGACGACGTCAAGGCACTAGCCGCCCTATAGATCCAAGTCCCCGGTGAGGATCTCGACCACGCCGGTGGTGTCAGAAAGGTCCTCCAGAACGGCGTCAGCACCGAGCGCGGCCAGATCCGTCGCGGTGTAACGCCCGGTACCCACCAGCAGACAGCGGGCACCGGCCGAGCGCGCGCACTCGAGGTCGCGAGGGGTGTCGCCTATCACCCATGCATCAGACGGAGCCAGGCGGACGCCGTACGATTCGTGCACCCGGCCGAGAGCGAGCGGGACAAGCTGGTTGCGGTCGGCGTGATCGCTGCCATACGCGCCGACGTCCATGTCGAACCAGGCGTCGAGACCCCACGCCGCAACCTTGAGCCGCGCGTTCGCCACGACGTTGCCGGTCACGAGCGTGGACAGCAGCCGGTCGTCCTTGGACAGCTCGGCGAGCACGTCAGGAACTCCGGGACAGGCGTGGCCGCCGGCGGCCAGGTCACCCGCTGCGGCGGCGGCCGCTAGGCGTTCCTGAATGCCGTCGAGGATCCTGTGGACGGTCTCGTCGTCATCCTCCACCTCGAGTTTCTCCAGGTACTCCCTGACGATCTGGGGATCGGTCTTGCCGCTCATGCGGACCTGCACCGCCGGTCTCAGGCCCAGGACCGCCTCCAGGGCCACGTCGAAGACCGCTGCGCCGAGATCGCCGGCGCGCACAAGCGTCCCGTCCACATCCCACATCAACAGCCGGCGGATCGAGCGACCCATCCGGTAACCGTACCGTCGGGACCAACCTCTCGTGTGGGGCAGACTGCCCTCATGACCCGCGATGCCCTGTTGCAGCCGGTGGACGTTACCGAGACCGACGAATGGAGGTCGCTCGCGGAGCACCACCAGCAGATGAAGGACAGGCACCTGCGGGACCTTTTCGCCGAAGACCCCGCGCGCGGCACAAAGCTGACCGTGGAGGCCGGCGACCTGTACCTCGACTACTCGAAGAACCGACTGACCGAAGAGACCGTCAGGCTCCTGGTCGCTGTGGCGGAGCGGGCGGGCCTGCGCCGGCGGATCGAGGCGATGTGGGCCGGCGAGCACATCAACGTCACCGAGGACCGCGCCGTCCTCCATGTCGCCTTGCGGGCTCCTCGCGGCGAGGTGGTCTCGACGGAAGGCCAGGACGTGGTTCCCGGAGTTCACCGTGTGCTCGGCAAGATGGCCGCGTTCGCGGACCGGGTGCGCTCGGGCGAATGGAAGGGCCACACCGGCCAGCGGATCACGACAGTCGTCAACGTCGGTATCGGCGGCTCCGACCTCGGGCCGGCGATGGCGTACGAGGCGCTTACCGACTACGCGGACGGGCGGATTCGCTGCAGGTTCGTGTCGAACGTCGACGGTTGCGACATGTACGAGGCGACGAAGGATCTCGACGCGGCCGAGACGCTTTTCGTCATCAGCTCGAAGACCTTCACGACGCTCGAGACGATTACCAACGCGAAGACCGCGCGCGACTGGCTGGTGTCTGCGCTCGGTGACGATTCGGCTGTCGCGAAGCATTTCGTGGCGGTGTCGACGAACGCCGAGGAGGTGGCCGAGTTCGGCATCGACACCGACAACATGTTCGAGTTCTGGGACTGGGTCGGCGGGCGCTACAGCTACGACTCGGCGATCGGACTGTCGCTCATGCTCGCGATCGGGCCGTCGGCGTTCGCTCAGATGCTCGAGGGTTTCCACCTCATCGACGAGCATTTCCGCACGGCGCCGTTCGAGGAGAACCTGCCTGTGCTGCTCGGCATGATAGGGGTCTGGTACATCAACCTCTTCGGGGCCGAGACGCATGCAGTGCTGCCCTACAACCATTACCTGTCACGGTTCACTTCGTACCTTCAGCAGCTCGACATGGAGAGCAACGGAAAGAGCGTGACCCTCTCCGGTGAACCCGTAAGCACTGACACCGGGCCAGTGGTGTGGGGGACGCCTGGGACCAACGGCCAGCACGCCTACTACCAGCTCATCCACCAGGGGACGCGCCTCATCCCCGCCGACTTCATCGGCTTCTTCGAGTCCAACCACGAGATCGGAACCCACCAGGACCTCCTCATGGCGAACTTCTTCGCGCAGACGGAGGCGCTCGCGTTCGGCAAGACGCGCGAGCAGGTCGAGGCCGAAGGCGTGCCCGCCGCGCAAGTGCCTCACCGCGTGTTCGCGGGCAACCACCCCACCAACACGATCCTCGCCCCCAAGCTAACCCCCAGGGTGCTCGGCCAGCTCGTCGCGATCTACGAGCACAAGGTGTTCACGCAGGGTGTGGTCTGGGGGATCAACTCGTTCGATCAGTGGGGCGTCGAGCTGGGCAAGGCGCTTGCGCAGCGGATCGTTCCGGAGCTGGATTCCAGGAAGGAGCCCGACCTGGGACACGACAGCTCGACGAACGAGTTGATCCGTCGTTATCGGTTGCGGCGGGAGGAGCTAGTGGATAGGGCCGGTTCGGGTCGATAGGGGTCGCGCGTCCCTCCCGTGAAGTGACGCAAGTATCTCCGCGACCATCGCAAGCGCTACTTCGGGGGCGCGCCGGCCACCTAGGTCGAGTCCGATTGGCCGGTGTATGCGGTCGATTTCCGCCTGGGTGACGCCTCGCGCGAGGAGTCGCTCCGTTCGCTTGGACTGCGTCGAACGAGACCCCAACGCTCCCACGTAGCCGATCCCCGAGCTGAGTCCGTCCGCGAGCGCCGGCGTGTCCACGTGCGGATCGTGGCTGAGCACGACGAGAGCGCCGGTTACGCCCGCCCATTCGAGCAGGCCACCCAACTCGTCGACGGCGCCGGTCGACAGGGTCTCCCATCCGAGCAGGGTGGCCTGCGAGCTGATGGCCTCGATCAGCTCACCGGTGCCCACCACGACCACGCGCGGGTCGGGCACCCACGTCTCGACCAGGGCCTCGCCTTCGGGGCTGTGGACCCGGAGCGACTCGGTACGTCCAGCCTCGAGCATCGCCGTCGCCTCGGCGGTCGGCCACCCGCCGGGGCTGGCGCCGTACGTGTTGGCTTCGCGGTCGACGACGATCGCTCCATCGGCACGCGTGAGCAGCGCCGCCGGTGCTCTCGAAGCCAGCAGCCTCCAAAGTTCGGAAGGGATGGCGTCCGCTGGATGCAGGAGCATCCGCGCCCGACCTCCACACGCGAGCCCTGCGGACACCGCGTCCTTCTCGGCTACGTCGATGGTCACAAGAGCAGGCCGGGTGGTCTTGGCCGCGAGCAGTGATAACGCCGCCTCCCGCAGCTGATCCGCAGCTAGCCCGGCAAGCACGTTTCCGTGGATGGATCCAGTGGCGTCGACGGCCACGAGGTCGTCACCGGGACGGGTCGAAAAACCCTCGATCTCCACGATCCTCGCGACGACCGCTCCCTCGCCTTGATCTGCTGCCTTGCGCAGCGCCTCGACCGCTTCCCTCACAGTGGCGTGACCTCCCCCGGTAAGCGTACGCCGCGCCGGCGGGTACCTTTTCCCTGATGGAAGCTGGCATCAAGACGGCGCTCCTGGTAGCGGACGTGCAACGCGACTTCTGTGAAGGAGGGAGCCTCGCGGTTCCCGGCGGGGACGCTGCCGCCGCGGCGATCAGCGATCTCATACAAGCCTCGCACGGCGCCTACGCACTGGTGGTCGCCACGCGCGATTGGCATGTCGACCCCGGCCCTCACTTCGCCGCGCCAGGCCAGCAACCCGACTATTGGGAGAGCTGGCCGGCGCACTGCGTCGCGGACTCGCCCGGCGCCGAGTGGCACCCGGATCTCCTGCTGCCGGACGACGTCCTGGTCGTGTCGAAGGGTCAGAGAGCCGCCGCCTACAGCGGCTTCGAGGGCCGCTGCGACGACGGCCGGTCGCTCGCCGAACTGCTCCAAAGCGCGGACGTCGACGCTGTCGACGTCGTAGGCATCGCCACGAGCTTCTGCGTGAAGGCGACGGCACTCGACGCGGTGAGAGCCGGCCTCCAGACGCGTGTGCTGGCACCACTGACAGCCGACATCGACGCCGCGCGGACGCCGGCGACGCTGGAAGCGCTCCGGCGCAGAGGAGTGACGATCGCCGGCTGAAGCCGTTCAGTCGTGCTGCGGCGACTCGTGGTCGACGTGGCCCGCCGGCTCCAGCTGGAACGTCGAGTGTTCCACGTCGAAATGTCCTGCGAGGCAGGCTTGCAGCTGGTCGAGCAGGCGTGGGGCGCTGCCGTCCGCGAAGCAACGGTCGTCGACCACCACATGAGCCGACACCGCGGGCAGGTCGGAGTTGAGCACCCACACGTGCAGGTCATGGACGGCCGCCACCTCGGGAAGTTCGAGCAGGTGTGTGCGCAGCACGGCGAGGTCCATGTCCTCAGGCGCCGCCTCGAGGAGGATCCTGCCCGACGCTCGCAACAGCCTGTACGCCGCCCGGCCCATCAACCCGACGATCAGGAGCGAGGCGATCGGGTCCGCCCGGTCGAAGCCGGTGGTCACGATCACAATGCCCGCGGCGAGCGTCCCGACGAAGGCCCACAGGTCCGTGACGATGTGGGCGAGCGCGCCGGCGATGTTGAGGCGCCGGCGGCTCGCACGAGAGAGGATCGCGGTCGCAGCCACGTTCACGGCCACGCCGGCCGCGGCCACGCCGGTAAGGGGGGCGCCGTGGACCGCGATCGGATGGACCAAGCGGTTGACGGCGGTGGCGAAGAGCAGAACGCCGACCGCGGCGAGGGTAACGCCGTTTGCCGCTGCCGACAGGATCTCGGCCCTTTTGAAGCCGAAGGTCATGCGCCCGGTGGCCGGTCGTTCGGCCAAGTGAAGCGCCCACAGCGACGCCCCGAGCGCGCCGGCGTCGGTGAGCATGTGGCCGGCGTCGGCGAGGAGAGCGACCGAGCCC
This window contains:
- the pgi gene encoding glucose-6-phosphate isomerase, translated to MTRDALLQPVDVTETDEWRSLAEHHQQMKDRHLRDLFAEDPARGTKLTVEAGDLYLDYSKNRLTEETVRLLVAVAERAGLRRRIEAMWAGEHINVTEDRAVLHVALRAPRGEVVSTEGQDVVPGVHRVLGKMAAFADRVRSGEWKGHTGQRITTVVNVGIGGSDLGPAMAYEALTDYADGRIRCRFVSNVDGCDMYEATKDLDAAETLFVISSKTFTTLETITNAKTARDWLVSALGDDSAVAKHFVAVSTNAEEVAEFGIDTDNMFEFWDWVGGRYSYDSAIGLSLMLAIGPSAFAQMLEGFHLIDEHFRTAPFEENLPVLLGMIGVWYINLFGAETHAVLPYNHYLSRFTSYLQQLDMESNGKSVTLSGEPVSTDTGPVVWGTPGTNGQHAYYQLIHQGTRLIPADFIGFFESNHEIGTHQDLLMANFFAQTEALAFGKTREQVEAEGVPAAQVPHRVFAGNHPTNTILAPKLTPRVLGQLVAIYEHKVFTQGVVWGINSFDQWGVELGKALAQRIVPELDSRKEPDLGHDSSTNELIRRYRLRREELVDRAGSGR
- a CDS encoding XdhC family protein, producing MREAVEALRKAADQGEGAVVARIVEIEGFSTRPGDDLVAVDATGSIHGNVLAGLAADQLREAALSLLAAKTTRPALVTIDVAEKDAVSAGLACGGRARMLLHPADAIPSELWRLLASRAPAALLTRADGAIVVDREANTYGASPGGWPTAEATAMLEAGRTESLRVHSPEGEALVETWVPDPRVVVVGTGELIEAISSQATLLGWETLSTGAVDELGGLLEWAGVTGALVVLSHDPHVDTPALADGLSSGIGYVGALGSRSTQSKRTERLLARGVTQAEIDRIHRPIGLDLGGRRAPEVALAMVAEILASLHGRDARPLSTRTGPIH
- a CDS encoding cation diffusion facilitator family transporter; this translates as MAPVAGHSHPHGPGDAASDARYLAAALALILAFMVVEVVAAVLAGSVALLADAGHMLTDAGALGASLWALHLAERPATGRMTFGFKRAEILSAAANGVTLAAVGVLLFATAVNRLVHPIAVHGAPLTGVAAAGVAVNVAATAILSRASRRRLNIAGALAHIVTDLWAFVGTLAAGIVIVTTGFDRADPIASLLIVGLMGRAAYRLLRASGRILLEAAPEDMDLAVLRTHLLELPEVAAVHDLHVWVLNSDLPAVSAHVVVDDRCFADGSAPRLLDQLQACLAGHFDVEHSTFQLEPAGHVDHESPQHD
- a CDS encoding aldo/keto reductase; this translates as MRYRQLGRSGLTVSEVGLGCNNFGWRIGVDETRSVVDAAIDAGITLLDTANSYGDRGGSEKLLGEVLKGRRDKVVLATKFGSDMGEGAGVARASRWYIRRAVGASLQRLQTDRIDLYQLHRPDGITPVEETLGALTELVREGKVLYIGSSNFAAWQVAEAEWTARSSQCERFVSAQNHYSLMERSAEAELLPVCDAYGVGVLPFFPLANGLLTGKYRRQSPPPEGTRLSGRPISEDAYDRLEALEEFAKERGRTLLDLAFAGLLAQPAVSSVIAGATSPAQVGANAAAGDWQLNPDDVKALAAL
- a CDS encoding isochorismatase family protein, giving the protein MEAGIKTALLVADVQRDFCEGGSLAVPGGDAAAAAISDLIQASHGAYALVVATRDWHVDPGPHFAAPGQQPDYWESWPAHCVADSPGAEWHPDLLLPDDVLVVSKGQRAAAYSGFEGRCDDGRSLAELLQSADVDAVDVVGIATSFCVKATALDAVRAGLQTRVLAPLTADIDAARTPATLEALRRRGVTIAG
- a CDS encoding LysM peptidoglycan-binding domain-containing protein, giving the protein MIAVRHDAHHDLARNADRPAETNTATARPQAARAALRRRRALLALAALVGLSAIAVLGSDATAAWSALAAALAASVVYMGLLHRARRIAAEREFADIFGPTFSGFESLTDIAGIVAEPVTVMPRVTRSPSAAQQTWSVAKFAVAYVAGWALSPLVFALTLITGETPKDTTSKRWLANLQAAQTRLREQSLRTIAVSAATTASVTAAGTAAVFSGAGVASAATITTSASLPAGPGLAAAAPVGTPYRVVAGDTLSGIAARFGTTTAALASANNIADPNLIYAGRIIMIPGAAAQSSASGSSSSYTVVSGDTLSGIAARFGTSVVALAAANHISDPNFIYPGEVLTLGGSATATLTSAPAPAAVTAASAGQVAAQVALDQVGKAYQWAGAGPNSYDCSGLVMYAWSHAGVALPHYSVSQYEDTTRISESQLQPGDLVFYDTGDGAQPGHVTIYIGSGNVVTADSPGTTVKVVPLNWDGTPMGFGRVR
- a CDS encoding HAD hydrolase-like protein; this translates as MGRSIRRLLMWDVDGTLVRAGDLGAAVFDVALEAVLGLRPAVQVRMSGKTDPQIVREYLEKLEVEDDDETVHRILDGIQERLAAAAAAGDLAAGGHACPGVPDVLAELSKDDRLLSTLVTGNVVANARLKVAAWGLDAWFDMDVGAYGSDHADRNQLVPLALGRVHESYGVRLAPSDAWVIGDTPRDLECARSAGARCLLVGTGRYTATDLAALGADAVLEDLSDTTGVVEILTGDLDL